The sequence below is a genomic window from Humulus lupulus chromosome 3, drHumLupu1.1, whole genome shotgun sequence.
GGTGTCTCAAACCTTTAGATTTTGGAGCCTAATATTAAGATTATAGGATAAAACTTGAGACTTTCATCAAACATGTGCTATGCAAGAAAATTGTAGAATATTATAAATTGCTATAATGATATAATCACACAACATAATCTAAGCAAAGCACAACATCAATTAACAGAAATATACTACatgaaaatttaacaaaaaaataggttacaaaaaaagcatattacatgaaaattaaaacatacacatcttgcactgaaaatagaagaaaaagagaaaagccaacatgtcaccatctatagaaaatcggacaaCATATCCCCTAAATTACTAACCTAGCCATCTATCAcattcaacaccaacatgtcaatcAAATCAAACAAcgcacaggttttcatccatatatcaccgcagcacacaaaattctcagaacctacttcactaaaacatgcaagttctcaatcttccgttatcaccgcagcacacagaattctcagaacctacttcactacggatgaatatctaacatATTCAAACTcactaaagtaatacaattatcattcaagattgtaaaatattgaaaattaaaaaaaattaaatacaacatacctcttgcaattagctaccgaTCCAATACTTCAAGACCAGtcaaaatattaacctaaacattattatcaacattataaaaaataaaaaagttagatGTATGTTCCATATCATGTTATTACCCTAAGCCATGTTATTTAAAATTCTATAATCAACTTAATTGTTAATTAGACGGTCAAATGTTAAGATTATAGGAAATAACAAAGGAAAAAATGTGATGCAGCAGTCCATGAAAATCCACATGCTAGAAAACTTACTAAATAGGCCACTAAATCATATTATAAAAAATCATATCTACCCATGAAATTGTATACATTTTGTTCTTTGCAATATCAAGCAAATAATAAGATTTCTAACATATATTCTCAAATAAAACTCATTCACTATACACTACTACAATAATAATACTTTTGTGAGAATATTTATTCTAATAACATCATTTCTTTAAGAAATATTTACTAAGAGAAACTATCTATACAACTAGTAAATGAATTTAtatctttttatggtttttacgTTTTGGGAAGCTCGTGAAATCACTTTCTTGATTGCACATACGAGTACctatgaagagaagaaaaaaggtTTGAACAGGTAACCTTGAAGATGAGCATAATACTTCTTCAATACTGTTAGAACTTAATGTAGTGGTAGAGACTAGCTAGGTGAACCAATTATTATCATCATTTTCATTTCTTTACTTggatgtgaatgaatgtatatAATATTATGGGATTTATTGCgtctacatttaaaaaataatattttgaatCTTTCTAATTTGTTTTAATATTAGATTTGGACTTTCCATGTTTGATAATCACAAATAGAGCCATATAATACTATCAAGTCAATTTTAATTAACAATAAACTCATATTTTATCTAAAATTTTGTTACTAGTCTTTTTGAAGGGATGTGAGCGAgagtagaaagaaagaaaaaagtaagAAGAAACAATTTAAACAATTGAGGGTATCATTTTCTTTTTGAAATCCTGACTAGGTATAAAAAGAGATGTTTGTATaaactcaaaatttaaaaataaaataaatcaatattaaaaagtttgatgacatattatcataaaattaaaatagtGATGTAAATTCAGACAGCAAAACCAAGCTTTACGATAGGGACAACGAGAGAAGATGAGATGCCATCTTTAGCTCTTCGAATGCTACCAACAGTTGTGTTAGtgtgttattttttctttctttctttctttctttttcttactAATATCAAACATTTGATATTTAATAAAAACATGGTTGAAAAGAAAAACCTTGCAGAAGAAAGCTTCAATCAAAACGAATAATGAAGACCTTATTTTGTTATATAGTAAGGCTCAAAAGTTGTCAAGGTTAAAAGGGTGTCAGTCAAAAATGAAAATAAacccattaaaaaaaattctataaataatatcCAATTTTGGTCCAACTCTAACAAGCTTCTGTTACACTAAAACATCAAAAATTAGGAATTTTTTTTTCAGAATAAGAATACACTgacaaaaccaaaacaaaaagaaaggaaaagataaACAAATACCCATACACATCACAGCTCCAAGTCTGTATAGAGAGAGAGATATTAGATTGCTCTTCCTTGTCTCATTTTCTTAACTTATTTATTAGTAATATTCCAAAAGATAATTATATAAATAGTAAAAAAATCATTAGAGAAACAAcagtttcaaaatttaaattttaagtctatGGTCTATCTATTTACATCAAGATCAGAAAACAAATAATTACCAAAATAAAATCCTACATAAAAACTATCAACATAAAGACCTCCTTCTGCCTCTTGTTGTGTTCTCATGTTGTATTAAAACTTAATATGAAAAATAGAAAGAATCCCTTACCCAAAATAATTAAGAACATCGGCGATCTGATCCACCAAGTCATCAGCAGAAAGCAAAGGATCATCAAAACTAATTGTTTCAGCTCCCAACTGAAATAGTTCTTGAAGAAAGTACGAGATAAGAAACGATGTGAATtacaactttaaaaaaaaaagacataacAAGAGCAGAAGCATGTAtggaaacaaaaaagaaaaagaattagTCAAGTTATTGAGTGACAAACCTCATGGCCGGGAGGACTAATATGATATATGCAAAAGTTATGAAGCAACAAAGAACATGCTTCTGGACAAAAGAACAATCCTTGGAAGCAGGACACATCTGATCAAATTGCATAAGAAAAACAGTTAAATTGGAACTCGTAATGCCACTAAGAAACAAGCAAATAATTTACAAATCATCTGACCTCTGAAAAATGTCCCTATACACACTGAAATATTTTCATGTCTAAATAGGCTAAAACATGTTAAAGTTTTTATTTTGGGATAATAGATTTCTAAGTTTAATTGAACTTGCGAAAATTTATATGAGAAAGTTAAAGATGCATTCCAAGTTATTCTTCTTCATCAATATGATGATTCAATTTCTTCAAATCAATCTGATTAAaccataaataaattttaaagatGCCACTATTAAACAAATCAGCTTTCTAGCAGTATTTTCGCACTTACTATGAAGTTTGGTCAAATTTATTACAAACTTGATCTGATGACTGATTTTGTAAAATCTGAACACTCTGTCAAAATTGTGGTTTACTTGGATATGACAAGTCAAACAAATCAACTCTCTACACACACCATCCGATTAGATTAATTTATAGCTGCCCAAATCATATGAAGCTTAATATTAATAGGAGATGGTATTAACATAAGTGTCAATTAATACAAATTTACCTTGAAGAGAATGGCAGCACCACCCACGCCTGAGAACTTCACCAGCTCAGGAGCCTTCGCCGTCGCCTTCCCCATCGTCGTCGCCAGCAGGAGCCTTCATCGTCCACGGTGGAGGCCAGAACAATCCTCCAAACTCACAGCGGCGACGGAACTTCGGGGAGCCAATCGCGACGGAGGCCGGCGAGTGGGGAGGCGAGCTTCACGGGTTGGCGGTTTCGGGGGCCAAGGAAGCTCGTGGTGGGGTGCGTGTCATTGGGTGGTGGCCGGAGATGGCTCATCTGGTCTGGCCGACTGAAATGCGAGAGAGGAAAAGAAAGAGTGGTATCGACTGGGAAGAAAGAGGAGAGAGAAGGGGACTAGGGATTTAGTATTTTTATCTcccttttcttatttaattacACAAAATTTGATTTAATGTAAactattgcttttttttttttaaatattttcaacatggattttaaaaaataaaaacatcaaTATTATTAGtggaattttaaaattattttacaatatttaaccaatcaataaaataattttttttaattaattttatcataaatatgttaaataaataaaatttaagcaAATTATTcattatatcataattaatttaaattttaatatataaattattataaataaaaagttaatataatattaaaaatttagaataaaagaaaatctaagaggtgtatattaaaaaaacaaaataaactttttaggacacacatcttaaaaacattcttttagaacTCTCaatacgagtcctaaaaacattcttttaagtaaaacacttattttttagctcagattttttaggactcgtatatttttttaggacactcgttacgagtcctaaaagagtattaaggacttcCAAAGCAAGtctttaaaattattaagtaaaacacttatttttataaGCCAGATTTTTCtaggactcgcatattcttttaggacacttattgcgagtcctaaattgtgtttttttaggactctcaataagtgtcctaaaaacttcataaatatttttaaggacttgcatttaggtaCGTGTCTTAAAATAGTATCctgtattttgtagtagtggaaaAACAACCGTAATATAGGCGTTGAAACTATTGACAAAGAACCCTAAACTATTTCACGATtgatatacaattttttttattaaatataatcgctttatcataattttattatttaagtaCTTTCTTTTGTTCAGTTTTTTGCACTCAAAAGTTtgctttttatttctttctttcaaCTTTTTTGTTTGGTAGCACTTCACTTTTTTTGATTTAATGCTATTTTGGTTCTTTCTTTTGCTTTTATTTCAATAATTTTGTTTTCAGTTCTTTCCCCTCCAAAAAGGTCGCTCTGTCTATTTTAACTTTCTTTTGTtcaattcccccccccccccccccccccaccccccgtgttgctttaaaaaaaaaaaaggaaagaaaaagactAGCAAGAAAAATatagaaactttttttttttttttacaaaagacTAATGCAATTTCATATATAAAATTATTGTTGCATTGGTCTCAACACATTAgtagaattttttttaactaagtGAACTTATTTTCTATTCAAAATACATGTTTAATGGCTAATCCAAAAAATAGCATCCAAAAAGACAAATAAGAAATAAAAGAGAATACTAAGAAAATACAATCTCAATATCTTTAAGACATCTAGAGAAGAGAAGCTAAAAGAACTACAATGAAAGCGTCAGCTACTTTAGATGTT
It includes:
- the LOC133822300 gene encoding uncharacterized protein LOC133822300 isoform X2 translates to MGKATAKAPELVKFSGVGGAAILFKMCPASKDCSFVQKHVLCCFITFAYIILVLPAMSWELKQLVLMILCFLLMTWWIRSPMFLIILDLEL
- the LOC133822300 gene encoding uncharacterized protein LOC133822300 isoform X3; amino-acid sequence: MGKATAKAPELVKFSGVGGAAILFKMCPASKDCSFVQKHVLCCFITFAYIILVLPAMSWELKQLVLMILCFLLMTWWIRSPMFLIILG
- the LOC133822300 gene encoding uncharacterized protein LOC133822300 isoform X1, with product MGKATAKAPELVKFSGVGGAAILFKMCPASKDCSFVQKHVLCCFITFAYIILVLPAMSWELKQLVLMILCFLLMTWWIRSPMFLIILGMILERNLWQPIITLERQ